The following proteins are co-located in the Pan troglodytes isolate AG18354 chromosome 5, NHGRI_mPanTro3-v2.0_pri, whole genome shotgun sequence genome:
- the ANKRD66 gene encoding ankyrin repeat domain-containing protein 66 isoform X2, with protein sequence MLQLFSAMELAKMSDMTKLHQAVAAGDYSLVKKILKKGLCDPNYKDVDWNDRTPLHWAAIKGQMEVIRLLIEYGARPCLVTSVGWTPAHFAAESGHLNVLKTLHALHAAIDAPDFFGDTPKRIAQIYGQKACVAFLEKAEPECQDHRCAAQQKGLPLDERDEDWDAKKRELELSLPSLNQNMNKKNKKSQGPTRPSNTKGRRV encoded by the exons ATGCTCCAG TTGTTTTCTGCCATGGAATTGGCCAAAATGTCAGACATGACAAAGCTTCACCAAGCTGTGGCTGCAGGAGACTACAGCTTAGTGAAGAAGATTTTGAAGAAAGGTCTCTGTGACCCAAACTACAAAGATGTAGACTGGAATGACCGGACCCCACTTCACTGGGCTGCAATCAAAG GGCAAATGGAGGTGATACGGCTCCTGATAGAATATGGAGCCAGGCCCTGCCTGGTTACTAGTGTGGGCTGGACCCCAGCTCATTTTGCAGCAGAATCAGGCCATCTGAATGTACTCAAAACTCTCCATGCATTGCACGCTGCCATCGACGCCCCTGACTTCTTTGGAGACACACCGAAGAGGATTGCACAGATCTATGGACAGAAAGCCTGTGTGGCATTTCTGGAaaa GGCAGAGCCCGAGTGCCAGGACCACCGTTGCGCTGCCCAGCAGAAGGGGCTGCCTCTGGATGAGCGCGATGAAGACTGGGATGCCAAGAAAAGGGAGCTGGAGCTGTCTCTTCCTTCCCTAAATcaaaacatgaataaaaagaataagaaaagtcaAGGCCCCACCAGGCCCAGCAATACCAAGGGGAGGAGAGTATGA
- the ANKRD66 gene encoding ankyrin repeat domain-containing protein 66 isoform X1: MDTTLWMVRTACQHRAPQISHKTSCSHISMHSPGGLTTTKMAGPLPRVSDSLFSAMELAKMSDMTKLHQAVAAGDYSLVKKILKKGLCDPNYKDVDWNDRTPLHWAAIKGQMEVIRLLIEYGARPCLVTSVGWTPAHFAAESGHLNVLKTLHALHAAIDAPDFFGDTPKRIAQIYGQKACVAFLEKAEPECQDHRCAAQQKGLPLDERDEDWDAKKRELELSLPSLNQNMNKKNKKSQGPTRPSNTKGRRV, encoded by the exons ATGGACACAACACTCTGGATGGTTAGGACTGCCTGCCAGCACAGAGCTCCTCAAATTTCACACAAGACA aGCTGTTCTCACATTTCAATGCACTCACCTGGAGGGCTTACCACAACAAAGATGGCCGGACCCCTGCCCAGAGTTTCAGATTCT TTGTTTTCTGCCATGGAATTGGCCAAAATGTCAGACATGACAAAGCTTCACCAAGCTGTGGCTGCAGGAGACTACAGCTTAGTGAAGAAGATTTTGAAGAAAGGTCTCTGTGACCCAAACTACAAAGATGTAGACTGGAATGACCGGACCCCACTTCACTGGGCTGCAATCAAAG GGCAAATGGAGGTGATACGGCTCCTGATAGAATATGGAGCCAGGCCCTGCCTGGTTACTAGTGTGGGCTGGACCCCAGCTCATTTTGCAGCAGAATCAGGCCATCTGAATGTACTCAAAACTCTCCATGCATTGCACGCTGCCATCGACGCCCCTGACTTCTTTGGAGACACACCGAAGAGGATTGCACAGATCTATGGACAGAAAGCCTGTGTGGCATTTCTGGAaaa GGCAGAGCCCGAGTGCCAGGACCACCGTTGCGCTGCCCAGCAGAAGGGGCTGCCTCTGGATGAGCGCGATGAAGACTGGGATGCCAAGAAAAGGGAGCTGGAGCTGTCTCTTCCTTCCCTAAATcaaaacatgaataaaaagaataagaaaagtcaAGGCCCCACCAGGCCCAGCAATACCAAGGGGAGGAGAGTATGA